In Electrophorus electricus isolate fEleEle1 chromosome 18, fEleEle1.pri, whole genome shotgun sequence, one genomic interval encodes:
- the LOC113578883 gene encoding leucine-rich repeat and transmembrane domain-containing protein 1 produces MNGGVLFALSTLILVPAAFPCPKECSCDRQAKVVDCQGQGLYDIPNELHPETLELYLQNNHIRGISSTAFREMPQLQVLNLANNSITMISPRALLELRGLRSLILANNSIRELNRRLLGSALNLTQLDLSYNNIAGLPGALADSFHHLTHLSLHYNRLTKLDRTHLEALETLEVLHLRGNPWKCDCQMIGLKLWLETFAFKGGVVDAVACTWPDAMQERDLRHVPYELFHACMTTSYSYLFANIHHLDGQRHPLHGPQPWPSPKAPTGPELGLSAGMPMQDCEAKQKPRAVSLRHAIATVVITGVVCGIVILMMLAAAIYGCTYAAVMAKYHRQLKKQQKQAGEEVEAGALGREEDKEPLENAIA; encoded by the exons ATGAATG GAGGTGTGCTTTTTGCATTGTCCACACTGATACTGGTCCCTGCAGCCTTCCCTTGTCCTAAGGAGTGCTCATGTGATAGACAAGCCAAGGTGGTGGACTGTCAAGGGCAGGGCTTGTACGACATTCCTAACGAGCTACATCCTGAAACACTGGAGCTATACCTTCAGAATAACCATATACGAGGCATCAGCTCCACGGCTTTCCGGGAAATGCCACAGCTCCAAGTTCTAAACTTGGCCAACAACTCCATCACCATGATCTCGCCCAGGGCCCTCCTGGAACTTAGGGGCTTGAGAAGCCTCATCCTGGCCAACAACTCAATCCGGGAGTTGAACCGCCGTCTTTTAGGTTCAGCACTGAACTTAACTCAGTTGGACCTCTCTTATAACAACATAGCTGGGCTCCCTGGAGCACTAGCAGATAGCTTCCACCATCTAACTCACCTGTCGCTGCACTATAACCGCCTGACCAAGTTGGACCGCACTCATCTGGAAGCCCTGGAGACCCTTGAGGTGCTGCACTTGAGGGGGAACCCCTGGAAGTGTGACTGTCAGATGATAGGACTCAAGCTATGGCTGGAGACATTCGCTTTTAAAG GTGGTGTGGTGGATGCCGTGGCATGCACCTGGCCTGACGCCATGCAGGAGCGCGACCTCCGCCACGTGCCCTACGAGCTCTTCCACGCCTGCATGACCACCAGCTACAGCTACCTGTTCGCCAACATCCACCACCTGGATGGTCAGCGCCACCCTCTCCATGGCCCCCAGCCCTGGCCCAGCCCGAAGGCACCTACCGGGCCCGAGCTTGGGCTGTCGGCAGGCATGCCCATGCAGGACTGCGAGGCCAAGCAGAAGCCGCGGGCGGTGAGCCTGCGGCACGCCATCGCCACGGTGGTGATCACCGGCGTGGTGTGCGGCATCGTGATCCTTATGATGCTGGCTGCTGCCATCTACGGCTGCACCTACGCTGCCGTCATGGCCAAGTACCATCGCCAGTTAAAGAAGCAGCAAAAGCAGGCGGGTGAAGAAGTAGAGGCGGGGGCCCTGGGCAGGGAGGAAGACAAGGAACCACTGGAGAATGCCATAGCATGA